In the Cololabis saira isolate AMF1-May2022 chromosome 7, fColSai1.1, whole genome shotgun sequence genome, one interval contains:
- the LOC133447042 gene encoding mapk-regulated corepressor-interacting protein 1, with amino-acid sequence MTSSSAPRMVNSYKRTSSPRSPTNSGELFTPAHEENVRFIHDTWQCVLRDIRSTQNSERNDRGPQEYVEKNPNPNLHSFTPVDLSDLKKRNTQDAKKS; translated from the coding sequence ATGACCAGCTCATCAGCTCCCAGGATGGTGAACAGTTACAAGAGGACCTCGAGCCCCCGGTCGCCCACGAACAGCGGGGAGCTCTTCACCCCAGCACATGAGGAAAATGTACGCTTTATACATGACACCTGGCAGTGTGTGCTCCGAGACATCAGGTCAACACAAAACAGTGAACGTAATGACCGTGGACCACAGGAATATGTGGAGAagaacccaaaccctaacctaCATTCTTTCACACCAGTGGACTTGAGTGACCTCAAAAAACGCAACACACAGGACGCCAAGAAATCTTAG